A portion of the bacterium genome contains these proteins:
- the smpB gene encoding SsrA-binding protein SmpB, which yields MGPQLRAPHSRTEPLPLSEAEHKTICKNRRARFQYEIDETIEAGLVLQGSEVKSMREGKANLSDSYGRIKGGEAFLVKAHIEPYKQATHRNHEPERERKLLLNRREIHRLGGKLRERGFTLVPIEMYFKGGRAKVLLGLGRGKKLYDKRRTIAKRESDKRLQRLTKRKAQRR from the coding sequence ATGGGCCCGCAACTGCGGGCGCCTCATAGCCGCACGGAACCTCTTCCCTTGAGCGAAGCCGAACACAAGACCATCTGCAAGAATCGCCGCGCTCGTTTTCAATACGAGATCGACGAGACGATCGAAGCGGGGCTGGTGCTCCAGGGATCGGAAGTAAAATCGATGCGGGAGGGGAAGGCGAACCTGTCCGACTCCTACGGCCGGATCAAGGGCGGAGAGGCGTTCCTGGTCAAAGCCCACATCGAGCCCTACAAGCAGGCCACCCACCGCAACCACGAGCCCGAGCGGGAGCGCAAGCTGCTTCTGAATCGCCGGGAAATCCACCGCCTGGGCGGCAAGCTTCGCGAGCGCGGGTTTACCCTCGTGCCGATCGAGATGTACTTCAAGGGTGGGCGGGCGAAGGTGCTTCTGGGGCTCGGGCGCGGCAAGAAGCTATACGACAAGCGTCGGACCATCGCGAAGCGCGAATCCGATAAGCGCCTGCAGCGCC